Proteins co-encoded in one Arthrobacter alpinus genomic window:
- a CDS encoding transcriptional regulator, protein MNIPSNQGVFDELIHFPVRLRICAGLAPLQWAEFSQLRDGLGVADSVLSKHLKHLTDAGYVDIERFTKAGRSHVRVALTSTGRKAYVAHVAALRAMLETGQ, encoded by the coding sequence ATGAACATTCCTTCTAACCAAGGCGTCTTCGATGAGCTGATTCACTTTCCGGTGCGTTTGCGCATTTGCGCCGGGTTGGCGCCGCTGCAGTGGGCCGAATTCTCTCAACTACGCGACGGGCTCGGCGTGGCAGATTCGGTGCTGAGCAAGCACCTCAAGCACTTGACCGACGCCGGTTATGTTGACATCGAACGGTTCACCAAAGCAGGGCGTAGTCACGTCAGAGTTGCGCTGACGAGCACGGGCAGAAAAGCCTACGTTGCTCATGTTGCGGCCCTACGAGCCATGCTCGAAACGGGGCAGTAA
- a CDS encoding Gfo/Idh/MocA family protein, translated as MTAFATVNTPGPLRLVQVGAGGMGKAWIDAITANPDVELVGLVDLNTATAHQALAEKGIEGVAVGTSVGEIAAATGAHAVVNVTVPVAHHPVNVEALFAGLPVLCEKPAAPTVAQALSLAASSEASGQLLMISQSRRYFNSLAQLKAVTRELGEVGVITTEFFKAPHFGGFREEMDHVLLVDMAIHPFDAVRYLTGQNPVSVYCEEFNPAWSWYKNDAAATAIFEFSSGLRYVYSGSWCADGAETSWNGQWRINGERGTAVWDGEQAPVVDASDASGGKLAVPAPANGPEQIAGSLAEFASALRTGRVPDGQIHSNVHSLAMVEAAVQSAETGQRVRIDDVLQAAYTQALDTEKNTDVKAVLSAWGSPLGSFAGRVEALSN; from the coding sequence GTGACCGCCTTCGCCACCGTTAATACCCCCGGTCCGCTCCGGCTGGTCCAAGTCGGTGCCGGCGGCATGGGCAAAGCCTGGATCGATGCGATCACGGCCAACCCCGATGTTGAATTGGTGGGCTTGGTAGATCTCAACACGGCCACCGCCCACCAAGCGCTCGCCGAAAAGGGCATCGAGGGCGTAGCGGTGGGTACCAGTGTCGGCGAGATTGCCGCTGCAACCGGTGCTCACGCCGTCGTCAATGTCACTGTTCCCGTGGCCCACCACCCCGTCAACGTCGAGGCCTTGTTCGCCGGTCTGCCGGTCCTGTGCGAGAAGCCGGCCGCGCCCACCGTCGCCCAGGCGCTCTCGCTGGCGGCGAGTTCTGAGGCCAGCGGTCAGCTACTGATGATTAGCCAGTCGCGGCGCTACTTCAACTCGCTCGCCCAGCTCAAAGCGGTCACGAGGGAGCTGGGCGAGGTTGGTGTCATCACCACCGAGTTCTTCAAGGCCCCCCATTTTGGCGGTTTCCGCGAGGAGATGGACCACGTCTTGTTAGTGGATATGGCCATCCACCCCTTCGACGCCGTCCGTTACCTCACTGGCCAGAACCCGGTGAGCGTGTACTGCGAGGAGTTCAACCCGGCCTGGAGCTGGTACAAGAACGACGCCGCTGCTACCGCCATCTTTGAGTTCTCCAGTGGCCTTCGCTATGTGTACTCGGGCTCGTGGTGCGCCGATGGGGCGGAAACATCCTGGAACGGGCAATGGCGGATCAACGGAGAACGCGGCACTGCTGTGTGGGACGGCGAGCAGGCTCCTGTGGTTGATGCCAGCGACGCGTCCGGGGGTAAGCTCGCTGTTCCTGCGCCAGCCAATGGCCCCGAGCAGATTGCCGGCTCCCTTGCCGAGTTTGCCTCGGCGCTGCGCACAGGCCGGGTGCCTGACGGCCAGATTCACTCCAACGTTCACTCGCTGGCCATGGTGGAAGCGGCCGTCCAGTCCGCCGAAACCGGCCAGCGGGTACGTATTGATGATGTGTTGCAGGCCGCCTACACGCAAGCCTTGGACACCGAAAAGAACACGGACGTCAAGGCCGTCTTGTCCGCGTGGGGATCCCCGCTAGGCAGCTTTGCCGGACGGGTGGAAGCGCTCAGTAACTAG
- a CDS encoding ThuA domain-containing protein, giving the protein MTMSGITSPVTPIKVVVWGENRHEQVEQKVRDIYPNGMHTTIKEGIEENLGADAQVTTVTLDDPEHGLTEEVLAATDVLVWWGHAAHDEVSDEVVERVHKHVLAGMGLLVLHSGHWSKIFGKLMGTSCTLRWRSEQDRELVWTVDPTHPIAQGVPHPFIIPAQEMYGEYFDVPAPDELIFLSTFTGGEVFRSGMTYRRGFGKIFFFSPGDQDYPVYHQKEVRKVISNGVQWAKTLRPERAEPVLLRYDTEDFYNGQGYQGAISQ; this is encoded by the coding sequence CCCATCAAAGTGGTTGTCTGGGGAGAAAATCGGCACGAACAAGTTGAGCAGAAGGTCCGGGATATTTACCCGAACGGCATGCACACCACCATCAAAGAGGGCATCGAAGAGAATCTGGGCGCCGATGCACAGGTCACCACGGTCACCCTTGACGATCCCGAACACGGTCTCACCGAGGAAGTCCTTGCTGCCACCGATGTCCTGGTCTGGTGGGGTCACGCCGCCCACGACGAAGTCAGCGACGAGGTAGTGGAGCGCGTGCACAAGCACGTCCTGGCCGGCATGGGCCTGCTGGTCCTGCACTCCGGCCACTGGTCCAAGATCTTCGGCAAGCTCATGGGCACCTCCTGCACACTGCGCTGGCGCTCGGAGCAGGACCGCGAGCTAGTGTGGACCGTTGACCCGACCCACCCCATCGCCCAGGGCGTGCCGCACCCCTTCATCATCCCGGCCCAGGAAATGTACGGCGAGTACTTTGACGTGCCCGCCCCGGACGAGCTCATTTTCCTGTCCACCTTCACCGGCGGAGAAGTGTTCCGCAGCGGCATGACCTACCGCCGCGGCTTCGGCAAGATCTTCTTCTTCAGCCCCGGCGACCAGGACTACCCGGTCTACCACCAGAAGGAAGTCCGCAAGGTCATTTCCAACGGTGTGCAGTGGGCCAAGACGCTTCGCCCCGAACGTGCCGAGCCGGTGCTGCTGCGCTATGACACCGAAGATTTCTACAACGGCCAGGGCTACCAGGGAGCGATCTCACAGTGA